From one Oncorhynchus gorbuscha isolate QuinsamMale2020 ecotype Even-year unplaced genomic scaffold, OgorEven_v1.0 Un_scaffold_12800, whole genome shotgun sequence genomic stretch:
- the LOC124030592 gene encoding cytochrome P450 2J1-like — protein sequence MERSSAFEFLQQTRAKWVILSGYEMVKEALVHNGDSFVDRVIMSNGYPWKQQRRFALSTLRNFGLGKKSLEPSIQIEAQCLNEAIQSEQ from the exons ATGGAAAGATCTTCAGCCTTCGAATTCCTTCAGCAAACCAGAGCAAAGTGGGTTATTCTGAGTGGATACGAGATGGTGAAAGAGGCCTTGGTCCACAATGGCGACAGTTTTGTCGATC GTGTGATTATGTCGAACGGGTATCCATGGAAGCAACAGAGGAGGTTTGCTCTCTCTACGCTGAGGAACTTTGGACTGGGCAAGAAGAGTCTGGAGCCATCCATCCAGATTGAAGCGCAGTGTTTGAATGAAGCAATTCAGAGTGAACAAG